The Anomaloglossus baeobatrachus isolate aAnoBae1 chromosome 10, aAnoBae1.hap1, whole genome shotgun sequence genome has a segment encoding these proteins:
- the LOC142254431 gene encoding serum amyloid A-5 protein-like, giving the protein MRLAVLVLLLLSVVVAQAQLQWLKDKGRQVKTNVKGAVQFTKQAAQGSWDMARAYKDMRDANYKGADKYFHARGNYNAAKRGKGGVWASRVISNARERVQTIGGRGLADSAADQRANNWGRSGRNPNHFRPKGLPKKY; this is encoded by the exons ATGAGGCTGGCAGTGCTCGTCCTGCTGCTGCTGTCCGTGGTTGTGGCGCAGGCGCAGCTGCAATGGTTGAAGGACAAAGGCAGACAAGTCAAGACCAACGTTAAAGGCGCCGTCCAGTTTACAAAGCAGGCCGCGCAAG GATCATGGGACATGGCTCGAGCCTATAAAGATATGAGAGACGCCAACTACAAGGGTGCTGACAAGTATTTCCATGCCCGGGGGAATTACAATGCTGCAAAGAGAGGAAAGGGAGGTGTCTGGGCATCCAGGGTTATAAG TAATGCAAGAGAGCGTGTCCAGACCATCGGGGGCAGAGGACTGGCAGACAGCGCGGCGGACCAGAGGGCGAACAACTGGGGGCGCAGCGGCCGGAACCCCAATCACTTCAGGCCTAAAGGACTCCCCAAGAAATACTAG